The window ATCCACATCCACTTCGGTTGCATCGTTCAGGAAGCGATCAAGCAGCACCGGAGAGTCATTACTGACCTTCACGGCTTCACGCATATAGCGTTCCAGATCGGTCTGCTCGTGAACAATTTCCATGGCGCGACCACCCAGCACGTAGCTTGGGCGCACCACCAGCGGGTAACCGATGTCGGCTGCATGAGCAATGGCTTCGGCTTCGGTGCGTGCAGTACGGTTTGGCGGCTGACGCAGACCCAGTTTTTGCAGCAGCTTCTGGAAACGCTCGCGATCCTCGGCTACATCGATGGACTCGGGGCTGGTACCAATGATTGGTACGCCATTGGCTTCGAGTGCACGTGCCAGTTTCAGCGGGGTTTGTCCGCCGTACTGTACGATCATACCGACTGGTCGCTCCAGGTGTACGATTTCCAGGACATCTTCCAGCGTGAGCGGTTCGAAATACAGGCGATCCGAAGTATCGTAGTCGGTAGAGACGGTTTCCGGATTGCAGTTGACCATGATGGTTTCATAGCCGTCTTCACGCAGCGCCAGCGCGGCGTGCACGCAGCAATAGTCAAACTCGATGCCCTGCCCGATACGGTTCGGACCTCCACCCAGAACAATAATTTTCTTTTTGTCGGTCGGATGTGATTCGCACTCTTCTTCATAAGTGGAATACATATACGCTGTTTTCGTGGCGAACTCGGCCGCGCAGGTGTCTACACGCTTGTAGACCGGACGCACACCCAGCTGGTGACGCACCTTACGTACCTCGGATTCGGATACATCCAGCAAAAACGCCAGGCGCCGATCAGAAAAGCCGCGACGCTTCAGGCGACGCATCACCGTTTCGTTCAGATCCGACAAGGTTTTCTGCTCAAGCTCCAGCTCGATGTCGACGATTTCCTTGATTTGCTCAAGAAACCAGGGATCAATTTTGGTGAGGGCGTGTACTTCATCCAGGGAAAAGCCCTGAGCGAACGCGTCACCCACATACCAGATCCGCTCCGGACCCGGTTCTGCCAGTTCTACCTGCAGTTTTTCACGATCCAGCGTTTTCTGGTTCAGACCGTCAACACCCACCTCAAGCCCGCGCAGTGCTTTCTGAAATGACTCCTGGAAAGTACGGCCCATGGCCATCACTTCGCCCACGGATTTCATTTGCGTGGTCAGACGGGAATCGGCCTGCGGAAATTTTTCGAAGGCAAAACGAGGGATCTTGGTGACAACGTAATCGATGGTCGGTTCGAACGACGCAGGTGTTTCACCGCCAGTGATTTCATTTTGCAACTCGTCCAGCGTATAGCCTACAGCCAGGCGTGCCGCCACTTTGGCAATAGGAAAACCGGTAGCCTTGGACGCCAGCGCAGACGAACGCGATACCCGCGGATTCATTTCAATCACGATCATGCGACCGTTGTCGGGATTAAGCGCAAACTGAACGTTGGAGCCACCTGTTTCCACCCCGATCTCACGCAACACGGCGATAGACGCGTTACGCATGATCTGGTATTCCTTGTCAGTGAGGGTCTGGGCCGGCGCAACGGTGATGGAGTCGCCGGTGTGCACACCCATGGGATCCAGATTTTCGATGGAGCAGATGATGATGCAGTTGTCCGCCTGGTCGCGCACCACTTCCATTTCATATTCTTTCCAGCCCAGCAGCGATTCTTCAATCAGCAACTCGTTGGTGGGGGACGCTTCGATGCC of the Advenella mimigardefordensis DPN7 genome contains:
- the carB gene encoding carbamoyl-phosphate synthase large subunit, coding for MPKRTDIKSILIIGAGPIIIGQACEFDYSGAQACKALKAEGYRTILVNSNPATIMTDPETADVTYIEPITWKAVEKIIEVERPDALLPTMGGQTALNCALDLAHNGVLEKYNVQMIGANEQAIEKAEDRLKFKDAMTRIGLESAKSGVAHTLEEAWEVQKRIAAEAGTSGFPAVIRPSFTLGGTGGGIAYNAEEFETICRRGIEASPTNELLIEESLLGWKEYEMEVVRDQADNCIIICSIENLDPMGVHTGDSITVAPAQTLTDKEYQIMRNASIAVLREIGVETGGSNVQFALNPDNGRMIVIEMNPRVSRSSALASKATGFPIAKVAARLAVGYTLDELQNEITGGETPASFEPTIDYVVTKIPRFAFEKFPQADSRLTTQMKSVGEVMAMGRTFQESFQKALRGLEVGVDGLNQKTLDREKLQVELAEPGPERIWYVGDAFAQGFSLDEVHALTKIDPWFLEQIKEIVDIELELEQKTLSDLNETVMRRLKRRGFSDRRLAFLLDVSESEVRKVRHQLGVRPVYKRVDTCAAEFATKTAYMYSTYEEECESHPTDKKKIIVLGGGPNRIGQGIEFDYCCVHAALALREDGYETIMVNCNPETVSTDYDTSDRLYFEPLTLEDVLEIVHLERPVGMIVQYGGQTPLKLARALEANGVPIIGTSPESIDVAEDRERFQKLLQKLGLRQPPNRTARTEAEAIAHAADIGYPLVVRPSYVLGGRAMEIVHEQTDLERYMREAVKVSNDSPVLLDRFLNDATEVDVDCLADDEVVFIGGVMEHIEQAGVHSGDSACSLPPYSLSTEVIEEIKRQTSLMARALNVRGLMNVQFAIQNGDVYVLEVNPRASRTVPFVSKVTGYQLAKIAARAMAGKSLAEQGVTEEVAPSYFCVKEAVFPFVKFPGVDTILGPEMKSTGEVMGVGRTFGEAFVKSQLAAGVLLPETGTAFLSVKDQDKSKAVELARGLVNLGFKVVATRGTAAKLNESGVQAQVVNKVTEGRPHVVDMLKNGEIQLVINTVEERRNAISDSRVIRTQSLADRVTFFTTLAGARAAIEGMQYLRDAEGIQVYSLQNMHAGLASAKTT